The DNA segment GCGAGGCCATAAAAAAGCTCATGGGTCTTCAGGCGAAGAAAGCTACGGTAATAAGGGACGGAAAGGAGATTGAGGTTCCGATAAGCGACGTTAAAGTTGGGGACGTTGTCATAGTGAAGCCCGGCGAGAGGATTCCTGTAGATGGGATTGTACTCGAGGGGGAGAGCTACATTGACGAGTCAATGATAACTGGCGAACCCGTTCCCAACCTCAAGAAATCCGGGGATGAGGTTATCGGGGGCACCATAAACAAGAACTCTGTGCTTAGGATAGAGGCAAAGCGCGTCGGAAGGGACACAGTTCTGGCCCAGATAATTAGACTTGTGGAAGAAGCTCAGAACACAAAGCCGCCGATACAGAGGCTCGCTGACAGGATCGTCACCTACTTCATTCCGGCGGTGCTCACGATAGCCCTGCTTTCATTCGCCTACTGGTACTTTGTAGCGGGTGAACCCCTGCTTTTTGCCTTTACAACCCTCCTCAGCGTCCTCGTTATAGCCTGCCCCTGTGCCTTCGGCCTTGCAACACCAACTGCATTGACGGTTGGAATGGGCAAAGGTGCCGAGATGGGGATACTCATCAAGAACGGTGAAGTGCTTGAGATAGCAAGGAAGGCGACGGTTGTGCTCTTCGACAAGACCGGAACGCTCACAAAAGGAAAGCCCGAGGTGACTAACATCGTTACCTTTGGCATGGACGAAAAGGAACTACTGAAGCTCGTTGCTTCGGCGGAGAAGCGCTCTGAACACCCGCTTGGAGATGCTATCGTGAGGAAGGCTCAGGAACTCGGCCTTGAGCTTGAGGAGCCGGAGGGGTTCGAGGCAATAACTGGCAAAGGTGTTAGAGCAGTCGTGGGTGGAAGGGAGATCTTGGCAGGCAACCGGAAGCTCATGGTGGAGAACGGCTACTCTGTGAATGAGGTGGAGGAAACACTCCACAGACTTGAGGACGAGGCGAAGACTGCAATAACCGTCGCCATAGACGGCAGGATAGTGGGAGTAATCGGCATAGCTGACACGATAAAGGAAGGAGCAAAAGAAGCCATCGAGGAGCTCCACAGGATGGGCAAGAAGGTCGGCATGATAACCGGAGACAACAGGAGAACTGCAAACGCGATAGCAAGGCAGCTCAAGGTAGACTACGTCCTCGCCGAGGTTCTGCCGGGAGACAAGGCCAACGAGGTCAAGAAGCTCCAGGAGAAGGGAGAAGTCGTTATCTTCGTTGGCGACGGAATAAACGACGCTCCGGCCTTGGCACAGGCGGACGTTGGGATCGCTGTCGGCAACGCGACGGACATAGCGATGGAGAGCGGGGACATCGTTCTCATGAGGAACGACCCGAGGGACGTGGTCAGGGCCATAAAGCTCAGCCAGAAAACCCTCGGAAAGATAAAGCAGAACATCTTCTGGGCGATGTTCTACAACACGATTCTCATACCCTTCGCGGCCGGCTTGGCCTTCGTCCTCTTCGGCGTGGAGTTCCAGCCCGAGTGGGCGGCGGGAGCGATGAGCATAAGCAGCGTGAGCGTCGTCACAAACTCGCTCCTGCTCAAGAGGGCCAGGATCTGACCACCATTTTTATTTCCCGGAGGTGCGGATATGATAGTCGAATACGACGGAAAGTTTGAGTTTGAGTCTAGAAAAACCGTCCTGTGGTTTTCCATTCCGGGCTGTCCGCCGTGCAGGATAGTCGAAAGCTTCATGGAGGATCTCAGCGGGGAGTTTCCCGAGATAAAGGTCGTTCACATCAACGCCGAGGAATGGAACGACCTTGTGAATCGCTTTGATGTTCTCAACGTCCCGACGCTGATTTACCTTACGGACGGAAAAGAGGTTGGGAGGCAGAACCTCATAAGGAAAAAGGAGGAGGTTCTCATAAGGTTTGAGGAGCTCAGGAGGCTCTGACTACTCCCCGGGGACGCCAAGAGGGAAGACGTAGAGCGGTTCTCCGGGCACGTTCATTACCCTTTTTACCTCCTCATCCCTGAAGGCACCAACCACAACGGTGCCGATGCCGAGGGCCGTTGCCTGCAGCTGACCTCCTCTCCGCCGTGAAGGGCGAGGGTTCCAACGAGTTTAACCCCCTCGCTAAAGGCGGAGAGGTTCAAGGGGTTTCATTCAGACCCACTAAAAAGTGGGTTTTCCACCCCGCTGGGGTGGTCTTACCCCAATTACCCCTCCCCCCGCCAAAGCGGGGAGGCTCGGGGTTATCGTTTTTCCCGCTTTCCCCAAAATGTTAAACGCTCCAACCAAATCCGCATTAAATACAAGCCCCGTTGCAGGACACTTAAACAATCCCCTAACAAACCTCGCCCCCTCGTGGGGCTTCCCGCAGACGGGGCAACGCTTAGACGTGAAAACCTCGTCCACAACCAAAACCCGAATACCATACTCTTCGGCAATCTCAGTTAGGCGTTTAATCACGTAATTGAACCGCCAAACGTGGGAAAGCATGAAATTCTGCTTTTTACCCTTGTCCGAGTTTCTCGCTATCCCCTTCGGGTAGCCAACGAGGATTCTCGAAACTCCAAGGTGATAAAGCGTCTCAACTGTTTGCCTCACGACAGTGTTAATGTAGTGCTTCGCTTGGAGTTTAGCCTTCTCGTGTATTCTCTTAAGCTTCCTGCTCTTTTTACAGCCGGACTTGTTGAGTTTCGACTGATACTCGGCGATTTTCCTCTGCCAGTAAAAGGCGATGCTCTTCAATGGCCTTCCATTCACGAGGAAACTTTCACCGTTCTCAACGTAAATGGCCATCAAATTGTTTACACCCAAGTCAATGCCAGCAGAGAGATTGTCCAAAGGTTGTTTTGGAACTTTAACCCACTCGTCTCCAATTAGTTTTTCCTCAACAGTAAAGCTGATGTGGGCATACCACTTCCTCTTAACGTCATCATAAGTTATCTCCAAACGTCCTTGCTTGCCCTTCAGGTGAATTCTCCCCTTGAACTGGACTTCAAGGCGTTTGAACTTGCCAAGACCTTTGAGGATTAGTTTGTTTCCTTCAATCTTGTACTGGTCGTTCCTGAGAAGGATTAAAGGGTTCCCCCTCCCGTTTTCCTTTAAGTAGTTCGGTGGTTTTGGCTTGAGCCAGTTGGGAAGTTCTTTAGCCCTCTTTTTTCTTGAGAGGGTGAAGAATGAACGCCAGCTTTCAGCGTTCTTGCGACAGATTTGCTGGACTGTTGCAGAGCCGATTACCCTCTTGAATTCTTCATAAACAGTCTTCTCGGTTTTGTTGAAGTCCACTGGCTTGCCGTCAAAGAATTCTTGTCTTCTTAGGTAGTTCACTCTGTTCCAGGCCTTGGCTCCAACGTCGGCTAACTCAAAGAGGACTTTTTCTTGCTCTTTTGAGAGTTGTAGTTTAATGGTTACTGTCCGCTTCATCTCAAAGTATGGTGTGGTTCTTAGGCTTTAAAATAGTTTGCTTTCCGTTTAAGGGGTCGTCGGGTGGTTTATTGCATCCCCGCCCTGAAGGGTGAGGCTTTCAAAAGAAAAAGGTAACGTCTTATGCTCTTTCTCTTATCTATAGCCTCCTCCAAGCTCATTTTACCTTCAAGTTTAGGGGCTGGCAGGTCAATTTTCATCTTCACCACCAATTCATGATACTTTTTTCACACATTAGGTTTTTGATGTCTCATCTGAGCTGAGCAATTTAGTTGGCTTTTTAGATTGGCACAAATTGAAGGAAACTCAGTGTACCCCCGGAAATAGCCGAGTTGAGAAAGCCGGCAGTTTATAATTTGGAAATGTTTAAATATCCTGACGTTCATCGATGGTACGGTGAGTTAGGTGAAAAAGCTTGCATCTGTTGTGCTGGTATTCCTCGTGGTGATGGCGAGCGGATGCGTGGGGACTACGGGCGAAAAGGTCCAGGGAGGGGAAACGAAAAGCCCAACGACCGCCTCCATGCAGGAACATACTTCAGACACGCCGGTTTCAATCTCCCTCTCGGATCGCCTTCACGTGGAGATAGACCCCAGGGTCGAGCTAGTGGCGATAATCTACAGGCTCTCAGACTCAAGCTGGTACAGGGAGCACGTTGATCCGGCGGTACTCGGCGTCACCCCCGGGAGCTACCGCTACATCAGGGACGTGGACGAGTACTTTGGCCCCTATAGAAACCTGACGGCGGTTAAAATGGTCCCGCAGATGATTGAAGAGGGAATCGACTACGACGCGATTCCAGAGTTCGCTATCCACCTGAGCCCGACGGACTTCTCAAAGGCAATGCCCTGGGACGATATGCTTCGATTGAGGCCGTTTTTGGACGCCAAAAAGCTCGATGAGTTTGCGGAGGCCGTTGCAGAGTTCGCAGAGGAGACTGACTTCTGGAGGTTCTACCGCGAGCACGAGGAGTTCTACAACAGAACGCTTGAAACGTTTGTGGGAGAAAATCCTGGGCTGGTCGAACTCGTTGAGTTTGAGGAGGACTTCTTCGGGAAAAACACCTCTTCATGGCACATCGTGCCGATGCCCCTCTTCTGCTGCCATGGCTTTGGATACCACATAGAAAGCGGGAGCAATATGAGTGTATACGCATTTCTGGGCTTTGGGGAGGTGGCAGGCGGAATCCCCCATGTTTATGCCACGGTGGGCGGCTCCAGCTTCCTGGCCCACGAGTTCGCCCACAGCTTCGTTAATCCAGCGGTTGATCAGCACTACGAGCTCTTCGAGCCCTACGAGGCGCTCTTTGATCCCGTCGCCGAGAAGCTGAGGGAGATGGCCTATCCCAACTTTAAAGTGATGCTCTACGAGACCCTGGTGAGGGCGTTCGAGGCCTACTACCTCAACGCCACGGGCAGACCAGATAGGGCCATGCTGTCCTTGAGCCGCAACAAGGTCTTTTACTTCGTAGACGATGTTTACCGGGCGTACGCTGATGACTACGCGAGGCATAGGGACATGTACAGAACCTTCGATGACTTCATGCCCGAACTCGCCAAGGTCATTGCGAGGGTTTACAACGAAACAAACGGAGGAAAGAACGTCGTGATTCCGCTGACGGTTGATGACTTCCTGAACGCTGCAAAGGAGGGGGGCGTTATCGTGGCTTACGATGATGGTTCCTCCGCAGGGAATCTGGCCAGGTTCATATACGACTCCTTTAGACGAATGGGTGTCGATGCCGAGCTGAAGGCAGTATCGAGTTTAACGCCCGAGGACATGAGGAAAAACCTGGCGTTAGTACTGCTATCAAACAGCACCCTTCTTCCCGAGCTCCAGAGGAACGCTCCCGTCATCGTCAACGGCACGACCGTTTACAGCAGAGAGAGTGGTGAGACGTACTCCGGATCGCTGCGGGTCTTCGAGGTGATCGAAAATCCATGGAATCCTGACGCGATTGTGCTGATGGTGATAGCCACCGACAAAAGGGCGCTCGGCAGCATACACATTTACCGGCACTTAACGTACAGCATCAGGGATGCCCTTGATGACCTGCTTGAGAGCGGCTGATTCCATTTCATTTTTCCGAAATCCCCATAAAGTTTGAGGTCAAGCCTTCGTTATGAAGCGCCTGAAAATCGCAGTACCCTACAGAGAGGAGCTCTTTGGAGGTCTTGAGTGGCTTCTTGAGGCGATAGACTGGGCGTACGGAGACACCTATTTCACCATAGGGGCGGACGTCGTTAAGCTGATAGAGGTGAAGTTCAAGGAGGGGATAAACCCGGTGGGGATACTTGAGCGGCTGAACACCCTTCCCTCGGTAAAGGACGTCAGAGCTTTTCCCCGGAACGGGGGTTATCTGCTCTACATCCGCACCTCTCTTGAACCCCAGAGGGAGCAGGCGGATAGACTCTTCGAGCTTCAGAAGAAAGG comes from the Thermococcus celericrescens genome and includes:
- a CDS encoding heavy metal translocating P-type ATPase, translated to MELVLKVNGMTCAMCVKTIETALMELPGVKEATANLNSESVHVKFDESEVGLNRIIATIEELGYEVIRERRDAVIKIGGMTCAMCVKTIEEALKDLPGVLEASINLGTETARVSYDPSLVTIEDIRKTIEDVGYQFIGVEGEETHDLERELRERHLRDMKRKLAVAWSIGIALFASMQVERFGLEIPYLMPIQFILSTIAIVYAGRGIFGKAYASLRHKSLNMEVMYSLGIGSAYLASVLATVGVIPEDFNFYEASVLLMAFLLLGRYLETRAKGRTSEAIKKLMGLQAKKATVIRDGKEIEVPISDVKVGDVVIVKPGERIPVDGIVLEGESYIDESMITGEPVPNLKKSGDEVIGGTINKNSVLRIEAKRVGRDTVLAQIIRLVEEAQNTKPPIQRLADRIVTYFIPAVLTIALLSFAYWYFVAGEPLLFAFTTLLSVLVIACPCAFGLATPTALTVGMGKGAEMGILIKNGEVLEIARKATVVLFDKTGTLTKGKPEVTNIVTFGMDEKELLKLVASAEKRSEHPLGDAIVRKAQELGLELEEPEGFEAITGKGVRAVVGGREILAGNRKLMVENGYSVNEVEETLHRLEDEAKTAITVAIDGRIVGVIGIADTIKEGAKEAIEELHRMGKKVGMITGDNRRTANAIARQLKVDYVLAEVLPGDKANEVKKLQEKGEVVIFVGDGINDAPALAQADVGIAVGNATDIAMESGDIVLMRNDPRDVVRAIKLSQKTLGKIKQNIFWAMFYNTILIPFAAGLAFVLFGVEFQPEWAAGAMSISSVSVVTNSLLLKRARI
- a CDS encoding thioredoxin family protein, with amino-acid sequence MIVEYDGKFEFESRKTVLWFSIPGCPPCRIVESFMEDLSGEFPEIKVVHINAEEWNDLVNRFDVLNVPTLIYLTDGKEVGRQNLIRKKEEVLIRFEELRRL
- a CDS encoding DUF4932 domain-containing protein; amino-acid sequence: MKKLASVVLVFLVVMASGCVGTTGEKVQGGETKSPTTASMQEHTSDTPVSISLSDRLHVEIDPRVELVAIIYRLSDSSWYREHVDPAVLGVTPGSYRYIRDVDEYFGPYRNLTAVKMVPQMIEEGIDYDAIPEFAIHLSPTDFSKAMPWDDMLRLRPFLDAKKLDEFAEAVAEFAEETDFWRFYREHEEFYNRTLETFVGENPGLVELVEFEEDFFGKNTSSWHIVPMPLFCCHGFGYHIESGSNMSVYAFLGFGEVAGGIPHVYATVGGSSFLAHEFAHSFVNPAVDQHYELFEPYEALFDPVAEKLREMAYPNFKVMLYETLVRAFEAYYLNATGRPDRAMLSLSRNKVFYFVDDVYRAYADDYARHRDMYRTFDDFMPELAKVIARVYNETNGGKNVVIPLTVDDFLNAAKEGGVIVAYDDGSSAGNLARFIYDSFRRMGVDAELKAVSSLTPEDMRKNLALVLLSNSTLLPELQRNAPVIVNGTTVYSRESGETYSGSLRVFEVIENPWNPDAIVLMVIATDKRALGSIHIYRHLTYSIRDALDDLLESG